A window of Solanum stenotomum isolate F172 chromosome 3, ASM1918654v1, whole genome shotgun sequence contains these coding sequences:
- the LOC125860269 gene encoding homeobox-leucine zipper protein ATHB-15-like: MSMSCKDGKSIEDNGKYVRYTPEQVEALERLYHECPKPSSMRRQQLIRECPILSHIEPRQIKVWFQNRRCREKQRKESSRLQGVNRKLSAMNKLLMEENDRLQKQVSQLVYENGYFRKQTQTTKLASKDTSCESVVTSGQHHLTPQHPPRDASPAGLLSIAEETLTEFLSKATGTAVEWVQMPGMKPGPDSIGIIAISHGCTGMAARACGLVGLDPTRVAEILKDRPSWYRDCRAVEVLNMLPTANGGTIELLYMQVGHYYP; encoded by the exons ATGTCAATGTCCTGCAAGGATGGTAAATCAATTGAAGATAACGGAAAGTATGTCCGTTATACACCTGAGCAGGTTGAAGCTCTTGAAAGGCTATATCATGAGTGTCCAAAGCCCAGTTCAATGCGTCGCCAGCAGCTTATTCGTGAATGCCCGATTCTATCCCATATAGAGCCTAGGCAAATCAAAGTTTGGTTTCAGAATAGAAG ATGTAGGGAAAAACAGAGGAAAGAGTCATCAAGGCTTCAGGGTGTGAATAGGAAGCTGTCAGCAATGAACAAGCTATTAATGGAAGAGAATGATAGATTGCAGAAGCAAGTTTCTCAACTGGTGTATGAAAATGGCTACTTTCGCAAGCAAACTCAAACT ACAAAGCTTGCTTCAAAAGACACCAGTTGTGAATCAGTGGTAACGAGTGGTCAACACCACTTGACACCTCAGCATCCTCCAAGAGATGCTAGTCCTGCAGG ACTTTTGTCCATTGCAGAAGAGACTTTAACAGAGTTTCTTTCAAAGGCTACTGGAACTGCTGTTGAGTGGGTCCAAATGCCTGGAATGAAG CCTGGTCCGGATTCCATTGGAATCATTGCTATTTCTCATGGTTGCACTGGCATGGCAGCAAGAGCTTGTGGCCTGGTTGGTTTAGATCCAACGAGG GTTGCTGAGATCCTTAAGGATCGCCCTTCCTGGTATCGTGACTGCCGGGCTGTTGAAGTTCTAAATATGCTGCCCACTGCCAATGGTGGAACCATTGAACTTCTTTACATGCAGGTAGGTCACTATTATCCCTAA